Genomic DNA from Thermobifida alba:
TACCTGATGGGCGGACTGCTGGCCACCCCGGACGTCGCCGCCAACGTGAGCACCCTGGTGCAGTTGGCCGCGCTCTTCCTCAGCGGCTTCGTCTTCCCGCTGGACCTGCTGCCCGACCCCGCCGCGCAGGTGCTCCGCTACCTGCCGACGACCTTCTTCGCGGACCTGATGGCCACGCAGCTGCCCGGAGGAGAGGCGGTGCACCCGGTCTGGCTGTCGGTGACCGTGGTCCTGGCCACGACGGCGGTCTGCATCCTGCTGGCGGTCCGTACCTTCCGGTGGGACCAGGGCGAGGCCGGCTGACCGGGAAACCGGGACCTCCCGGGGGCGGAAGGACGACCGCTCCCGGGAGGTTTCCTGCTGTTCCGCCGAAGAGGAGGACAATGGCTTCCAGGCGCTTCGGCTGGGAGGAGCAGGCATGCGTGCGAGGCAGGTGCCGCGCCGGGACGACGACACGCCTCGGCGTCACCACCACGAGTTCACCAACGTCGTGCTGCGTGCGATCACGTGCCAACTGGGCCCCCGGTTCTTCACCCTGGCCAGGGAGAAGCGGCTCGCCGAGGGGCTGCTCGGCGCGTGGCAGCGCACCGGGGCCGCGCTGCCCGAGGAGCAGCGGCTGCCGTCCGCCGGGCTGACCACGATCTTCACCGTCCGCGGGACGCTGGAGGCCGCCGTGGTGGTGCTGCCCCAGCCGATGCGGCCGAAGGAGGCGTACCTGGTGTGCGGGACCCGCGGCGACGACCCGTTCCTCGGCCCGACCGACCCGGACTTCCACGTCCTGGAGGCCGACCGCACGTTCCACGGCAACAGCACCGAGCGCCGGACCCGACTGGTCCGCTGGACCCGCGACGGGCGCAGCCTCGACCTGGGCGAGGGGCCGCTGCCCGAGGTCGGAGCGGTGCTGGACGCGATCGTCCGGGTGATGTCCATCGGGTCATAGGGCCGTCACCCAGTCCCCCTGGCACTCCACTACTACCGAGTAGTAACATTGTTTTGTTACCAGTCAGTAGATCGCTGTGTGTGAACAGCGGTAGTGACACAGCGGAGCGCGGGCATGACACACTACAAGAGCAACCTCCGGGACCTTGAGTTCAACCTGTTCGAGGTGTTCAACCGCCAGGAGATCATGGGCTCCGGTCCCTTCGAGGACCTCGACGAGGACACCGCCCGTGACATCCTGGCCGAGGTCAACCGGCTGGCCAGTGGAGTCGTGGCGGAGTCCTTCGCGGACGCCGACCGCAACCCCCCGGTGTTCGACCCCGAGACCAACTCGGTGACGATCCCCGAGAGCTTCAAGAAGTCCTACCAGGCGTACATGGACGCCGAGTGGTACCGCCTGGACCTGCCCCCCGAGCTGGGCGGCACCGGCGCCCCCCGCTCCCTGGTGTGGGCCGTGGCCGAGATGATCCTCGGCGCCAACCCCGCCGTGCACATGTACTCCGCGGGCCCCGGCTTCGCCAACGTCCTCTGGCAGGAGGGCAACGAGGAGCAGAAGAAGTTCGCCAAGCTGGCGATCGAACGCGGCTGGGGCGCCACCATGGTCCTCACCGAGCCCGACGCCGGCTCCGACGTGGGCGCCGGCCGCACCAAGGCGATCAAGCAGGACGACGGCACCTGGCACATCGAGGGCGTCAAGCGCTTCATCACCTCGGCCGAGCACGACATGTCGGAGAACATCTTCCACCTCGTGCTCGCCCGTCCCGAGGGCCACGGCCCCGGCACCAAGGGCCTGTCGCTGTTCCTGGTCCCCAAGTACCTGGTCAACGAGGACGGCTCGCTCGGCGAGCGCAACGGCGTCTACGTCACCAACGTCGAGGACAAGATGGGCCTGAAGGTCTCCACCACCTGCGAGGTGACCTTCGGCGCCAAGCACCCGGCCATCGGCTACCTCGTCGGCGACAAGCACGACGGCATCCGGCAGATGTTCCTCATCATCGAGTACGCCCGGATGATGGTCGGCACCAAGGCCATCGCCACCCTGTCCACCGGCTACCTCAACGCGCTGGCCTACGCCAAGGAGCGCGTCCAGGGCGCCGACCTCACCCAGCAGGCCGACAAGACCGCGCCCCGGGTCACCATCACCCACCACCCGGACGTGCGCCGCAGCCTGATGCTGCAGAAGTCCTACGCCGAGGCCCTGCGCGCCCTGGTCATCTACACCGCCACCCAGCAGGACGCGGTGCAGCTCGCCGCCGC
This window encodes:
- a CDS encoding acyl-CoA dehydrogenase, which translates into the protein MTHYKSNLRDLEFNLFEVFNRQEIMGSGPFEDLDEDTARDILAEVNRLASGVVAESFADADRNPPVFDPETNSVTIPESFKKSYQAYMDAEWYRLDLPPELGGTGAPRSLVWAVAEMILGANPAVHMYSAGPGFANVLWQEGNEEQKKFAKLAIERGWGATMVLTEPDAGSDVGAGRTKAIKQDDGTWHIEGVKRFITSAEHDMSENIFHLVLARPEGHGPGTKGLSLFLVPKYLVNEDGSLGERNGVYVTNVEDKMGLKVSTTCEVTFGAKHPAIGYLVGDKHDGIRQMFLIIEYARMMVGTKAIATLSTGYLNALAYAKERVQGADLTQQADKTAPRVTITHHPDVRRSLMLQKSYAEALRALVIYTATQQDAVQLAAANGQDAGEYEAMNDLLLPLVKGVGSERSYALLAESLQTLGGSGYLQEYPIEQYIRDSKIDTLYEGTTAIQGMDLFFRKIVKNNGQALGKLMGEIQAFATSEAGNGQLKNERALLAEAAADVQAMVETMVGDAMRSMEEPREIYKVGLNTTRLLLALGDLVLGWLLLRQAEVALARLDGASGADRDFYTGKVAAARFFADQVLPRLSVERKIAERTTLDLMDLPESAF